One region of Oryza glaberrima chromosome 7, OglaRS2, whole genome shotgun sequence genomic DNA includes:
- the LOC127779960 gene encoding putative U-box domain-containing protein 53, which yields MGDWYDKLSQSFRDTAKEVLAKTDIDPNVRCFPKRQMKRITNNYSTTLGRGGFSVVYKGRLDDGRSVAVKQYNWRTQKEFTKEVIIQSQCSHKNIVRLLGCCVEATAPILVTEFVPNGNLSDLLHGNSGLLPVTLETRLQIALDVAEALVYMHCSQSYPILHGDVKPSNILLGDKGVAKLCDFGISRLLSMDSDEYTGFVIGSKGYVDPVFCQTGRLSQKCDVYSFGVVLLELFTRKKGIDDMKVCLAEIFACASRKGDEHKLFDMDIVTNENMEFLQGIGRVALECIKFEVEERPEMRLVLEQLLSLKRSRDKSIHEMLVVRKEIEVFLRGCGFGRFILSKESVDDLICNLKIVLKECALGKAYIGKSRGTPLMAIKMSTAVTEKWKDMLGNEIAVQSRIKHMNVAKLIGYCLDHSDGTVLIYEYGAISLYDVLFGDAGKIYRPFTCDLRLKIAIGAAEGIAHLHSLGVVHGDVSINDILLDHVSSSLVKIAGYGTSGLPDIDKALDSLETGHGKKEHDVYSFGLVLLTLFTWKKVSLPHDLKSEPDKPVLLHQEAIRGRRCNHLEMIKGLASRCLTSEATKRPSMVEVAKHLNFILIFPERRKTCHDLAIYQSRMLSD from the coding sequence ATGGGAGATTGGTATGATAAACTTTCACAATCTTTTAGGGATACTGCAAAGGAAGTATTGGCAAAGACAGATATTGATCCAAATGTTAGGTGCTTCCCAAAAAGACAGATGAAGCGCATCACCAACAACTACAGCACTACCCTAGGAAGAGGAGGGTTTTCTGTGGTGTACAAGGGTAGGCTCGACGATGGTCGTTCAGTGGCAGTGAAACAATATAATTGGAGAACACAGAAGGAGTTCACAAAAGAGGTGATCATACAGTCTCAGTGTAGCCATAAGAACATTGTTAGGCTATTGGGCTGTTGTGTAGAGGCCACTGCTCCGATATTGGTCACCGAGTTTGTCCCCAACGGAAACCTTTCTGACCTTCTACACGGCAACAGTGGACTGCTTCCTGTCACGTTAGAGACACGCTTACAGATTGCGCTGGATGTAGCAGAAGcacttgtatatatgcattgcTCCCAAAGTTATCCAATCCTTCATGGAGATGTCAAACCGTCAAACATTCTTCTGGGTGACAAGGGTGTAGCGAAACTGTGTGACTTTGGAATATCAAGGCTGCTCTCTATGGATAGTGATGAATACACAGGATTTGTTATCGGAAGTAAAGGTTATGTGGATCCTGTTTTCTGCCAGACTGGGCGATTAAGCCAAAAATGCGATGTCTACAGCTTTGGGGTGGTTCTTTTAGAACTCTTCACCAGAAAGAAAGGAATTGATGACATGAAAGTGTGTCTTGCAGAAATTTTTGCTTGTGCCAGTAGGAAAGGTGATGAACATAAACTATTTGACATGGACATCGTAACCAATGAGAATATGGAGTTTCTTCAAGGAATTGGCAGGGTCGCACTCGAATGTATAAAGTTTGAAGTAGAGGAACGGCCAGAGATGAGGCTAGTTTTAGAGCAGCTTTTGAGTCTCAAAAGATCCCGAGATAAGAGCATTCATGAGATGCTGGTTGTACGTAAAGAGATTGAGGTATTTTTGAGAGGATGTGGTTTTGGAAGATTTATATTGAGTAAAGAGAGTGTGGATGACTTGATATGCAACTTGAAAATTGTTCTGAAGGAATGTGCGTTAGGCAAGGCTTACATAGGGAAATCTCGCGGCACACCACTGATGGCGATAAAGATGTCAACTGCAGTTACAGAGAAATGGAAAGACATGCTTGGGAATGAAATAGCTGTCCAATCTAGAATTAAGCACATGAATGTTGCCAAGCTTATCGGTTACTGCTTAGATCATTCGGATGGTACAGTGCTTATATACGAGTACGGTGCAATTAGCTTGTATGATGTTCTTTTTGGTGATGCGGGGAAGATATATCGTCCCTTCACTTGTGACCTGCGCCTGAAGATTGCGATTGGTGCTGCAGAGGGCATTGCTCACCTGCATTCACTTGGCGTCGTGCATGGCGATGTCAGCATTAACGACATACTGCTGGATCATGTCTCTTCGTCCCTGGTAAAGATTGCTGGCTATGGGACATCAGGGCTCCCTGACATCGACAAGGCTCTGGATTCGCTTGAAACCGGTCATGGGAAGAAGGAGCATGATGTGTACAGTTTTGGGCTTGTTCTCCTAACCCTCTTCACGTGGAAGAAGGTGTCACTGCCACATGATCTCAAGTCCGAGCCTGACAAACCTGTGCTACTGCACCAGGAAGCCATACGTGGGCGTAGATGCAATCATCTTGAGATGATCAAGGGCTTGGCTTCACGGTGTCTGACGTCCGAGGCGACGAAGAGACCATCCATGGTGGAAGTAGCAAAACATCTCAACTTCATACTTATTTTTCCTGAAAGGAGGAAAACTTGCCATGACCTGGCGATTTATCAATCTCGAATGCTTTCGGACTAG
- the LOC127778633 gene encoding wall-associated receptor kinase-like 9 isoform X2, producing the protein MGDWCFTRRQMKRITNNYGTVLGRGGFSVVYKGKLDNDRSVAVKKYNWRTQKKEFTKEVIIQSQCSHKNIVRLLGCCVEADAPILVTEFVPNGSLSDLIHGNIELLPVTLETRLQIAIDVAEALVYMHYFQNHPILHGDIKPSNILLGDKHVAKLCDFGISRLLCMDNDEYTGFVVGSKGYMDPVYCETGQLNPKCDVYSFGVVLLELITRKKGIDDQNRSLARMFARSSRDERRELFDKEIATDENTDFIEGIANLALDCLKSEIEDRPQMNEVLEQLRSIKRSEIKRSEILRQERRIMTLREIEIMLCESGFERFVTKASIDAIIGDPKQVSASEAFSGESNVTERAVGKVCMGQFKSTQVILIKISVEVDEGWKHIFFDEMIVQSRIKHWNVAKLFGCCLDHVDAPVLVYEYGDMGLHDVLFGNAWQSIQFPFTFKVRLEIAVCAAEGLAHLHSLDVVHGDVRAANVLVDVFSEHLEVEVARKDVFSAKIAGYGTPKLLSMDRAQYARFLTENVYYKDPQFLKTGLMAKENDVYGFGVVLVELFTQKRVQMHDTNTVLKKLDGLVARCHHLKEIKKLASCCLAPKVTERPTMAKVVQRLRAVLKYCQECLVCRPLTI; encoded by the exons ATGGGAGACTG GTGCTTCACAAGAAGGCAGATGAAGCGCATCACAAACAACTACGGCACTGTTCTAGGAAGAGGAGGTTTTTCTGTCGTGTACAAGGGAAAACTTGATAATGATCGTTCAGTGGCAGTGAAAAAATATAATTGGAGAACACAGAAAAAAGAGTTCACAAAAGAAGTGATCATACAGTCCCAGTGTAGCCATAAGAATATTGTTAGGCTATTGGGCTGTTGTGTAGAGGCTGATGCTCCAATATTGGTCACTGAGTTTGTCCCCAACGGAAGCCTTTCTGACCTTATACATGGCAACATTGAACTGCTTCCTGTCACATTAGAAACACGCTTACAAATTGCAATAGATGTGGCAGAAGcacttgtatatatgcattaCTTCCAAAATCATCCAATCCTTCATGGAGACATCAAACCATCGAACATACTTTTAGGTGACAAGCATGTGGCGAAGCTATGTGACTTTGGAATATCTAGGCTTCTCTGTATGGACAATGATGAATACACGGGGTTTGTTGTAGGAAGTAAGGGATACATGGATCCAGTGTACTGCGAGACTGGACAACTAAACCCAAAATGTGATGTCTACAGTTTTGGGGTTGTTCTTTTGGAACTCATCACCAGAAAGAAAGGGATTGATGACCAGAACAGAAGTCTAGCTCGAATGTTTGCTCGCTCTAGTAGAGATGAAAGACGTGAACTATTTGACAAGGAAATCGCAACTGATGAGAATACAGACTTTATAGAGGGAATTGCAAATCTTGCACTTGATTGTTTAAAGTCTGAAATAGAAGATCGGCCGCAAATGAATGAAGTTTTGGAACAACTTCGGAGTATCAAAAGGTCAGAGATCAAAAGGTCAGAGATATTGAGACAGGAGAGGAGGATCATGACATTAAGGGAAATAGAGATCATGTTGTGTGAATCTGGCTTTGAAAGATTTGTCACAAAAGCAAGCATAGATGCCATCATAGGCGATCCAAAACAAGTATCAGCCTCAGAGGCATTTTCAGGAGAAAGTAATGTCACTGAGCGTGCTGTGGGCAAGGTTTGCATGGGGCAGTTTAAAAGCACTCAAGTGATCTTGATAAAGATTTCTGTGGAAGTTGATGAAGGTtggaaacatatattttttgatgAGATGATAGTGCAATCTAGAATTAAGCATTGGAATGTTGCCAAGCTTTTTGGCTGCTGCCTAGATCATGTGGATGCCCCAGTATTAGTTTATGAGTATGGTGATATGGGATTGCATGATGTTCTTTTTGGTAATGCATGGCAGAGCATTCAGTTTCCTTTCACTTTCAAAGTACGTTTAGAGATTGCAGTTTGTGCTGCAGAAGGCCTTGCTCACCTGCACTCACTCGACGTGGTTCATGGCGATGTAAGAGCTGCCAATGTACTAGTGGATGTTTTTTCTGAACACCTCGAGGTCGAGGTGGCTAGGAAGGATGTATTTTCAGCAAAGATTGCTGGTTATGGAACACCAAAGCTCCTTTCTATGGACAGGGCTCAGTATGCAAGATTTCTAACAGAGAACGTCTATTACAAGGATCCGCAGTTCCTCAAGACTGGGCTCATGGCTAAGGAGAACGATGTGTATGGTTTCGGAGTGGTTCTTGTGGAGCTCTTCACACAGAAGAGGGTTCAGATGCATGACACAAACACGGTGCTCAAAAAACTTGATGGCCTCGTTGCTAGATGCCATCATCTTaaggaaataaaaaaacttGCTTCTTGTTGTCTTGCACCAAAGGTGACGGAGAGGCCAACCATGGCCAAGGTAGTACAACGCCTCCGTGCTGTCTTGAAATATTGCCAAGAATGCCTTGTATGCAGGCCATTAACTATTTGA
- the LOC127778633 gene encoding wall-associated receptor kinase-like 4 isoform X1 produces MGDWYEKLSQSFRDTANEVLTKVDIDPNVRCFTRRQMKRITNNYGTVLGRGGFSVVYKGKLDNDRSVAVKKYNWRTQKKEFTKEVIIQSQCSHKNIVRLLGCCVEADAPILVTEFVPNGSLSDLIHGNIELLPVTLETRLQIAIDVAEALVYMHYFQNHPILHGDIKPSNILLGDKHVAKLCDFGISRLLCMDNDEYTGFVVGSKGYMDPVYCETGQLNPKCDVYSFGVVLLELITRKKGIDDQNRSLARMFARSSRDERRELFDKEIATDENTDFIEGIANLALDCLKSEIEDRPQMNEVLEQLRSIKRSEIKRSEILRQERRIMTLREIEIMLCESGFERFVTKASIDAIIGDPKQVSASEAFSGESNVTERAVGKVCMGQFKSTQVILIKISVEVDEGWKHIFFDEMIVQSRIKHWNVAKLFGCCLDHVDAPVLVYEYGDMGLHDVLFGNAWQSIQFPFTFKVRLEIAVCAAEGLAHLHSLDVVHGDVRAANVLVDVFSEHLEVEVARKDVFSAKIAGYGTPKLLSMDRAQYARFLTENVYYKDPQFLKTGLMAKENDVYGFGVVLVELFTQKRVQMHDTNTVLKKLDGLVARCHHLKEIKKLASCCLAPKVTERPTMAKVVQRLRAVLKYCQECLVCRPLTI; encoded by the coding sequence ATGGGAGACTGGTATGAGAAACTTTCACAATCTTTTAGGGATACTGCAAATGAAGTATTGACAAAAGTAGATATTGATCCAAATGTTAGGTGCTTCACAAGAAGGCAGATGAAGCGCATCACAAACAACTACGGCACTGTTCTAGGAAGAGGAGGTTTTTCTGTCGTGTACAAGGGAAAACTTGATAATGATCGTTCAGTGGCAGTGAAAAAATATAATTGGAGAACACAGAAAAAAGAGTTCACAAAAGAAGTGATCATACAGTCCCAGTGTAGCCATAAGAATATTGTTAGGCTATTGGGCTGTTGTGTAGAGGCTGATGCTCCAATATTGGTCACTGAGTTTGTCCCCAACGGAAGCCTTTCTGACCTTATACATGGCAACATTGAACTGCTTCCTGTCACATTAGAAACACGCTTACAAATTGCAATAGATGTGGCAGAAGcacttgtatatatgcattaCTTCCAAAATCATCCAATCCTTCATGGAGACATCAAACCATCGAACATACTTTTAGGTGACAAGCATGTGGCGAAGCTATGTGACTTTGGAATATCTAGGCTTCTCTGTATGGACAATGATGAATACACGGGGTTTGTTGTAGGAAGTAAGGGATACATGGATCCAGTGTACTGCGAGACTGGACAACTAAACCCAAAATGTGATGTCTACAGTTTTGGGGTTGTTCTTTTGGAACTCATCACCAGAAAGAAAGGGATTGATGACCAGAACAGAAGTCTAGCTCGAATGTTTGCTCGCTCTAGTAGAGATGAAAGACGTGAACTATTTGACAAGGAAATCGCAACTGATGAGAATACAGACTTTATAGAGGGAATTGCAAATCTTGCACTTGATTGTTTAAAGTCTGAAATAGAAGATCGGCCGCAAATGAATGAAGTTTTGGAACAACTTCGGAGTATCAAAAGGTCAGAGATCAAAAGGTCAGAGATATTGAGACAGGAGAGGAGGATCATGACATTAAGGGAAATAGAGATCATGTTGTGTGAATCTGGCTTTGAAAGATTTGTCACAAAAGCAAGCATAGATGCCATCATAGGCGATCCAAAACAAGTATCAGCCTCAGAGGCATTTTCAGGAGAAAGTAATGTCACTGAGCGTGCTGTGGGCAAGGTTTGCATGGGGCAGTTTAAAAGCACTCAAGTGATCTTGATAAAGATTTCTGTGGAAGTTGATGAAGGTtggaaacatatattttttgatgAGATGATAGTGCAATCTAGAATTAAGCATTGGAATGTTGCCAAGCTTTTTGGCTGCTGCCTAGATCATGTGGATGCCCCAGTATTAGTTTATGAGTATGGTGATATGGGATTGCATGATGTTCTTTTTGGTAATGCATGGCAGAGCATTCAGTTTCCTTTCACTTTCAAAGTACGTTTAGAGATTGCAGTTTGTGCTGCAGAAGGCCTTGCTCACCTGCACTCACTCGACGTGGTTCATGGCGATGTAAGAGCTGCCAATGTACTAGTGGATGTTTTTTCTGAACACCTCGAGGTCGAGGTGGCTAGGAAGGATGTATTTTCAGCAAAGATTGCTGGTTATGGAACACCAAAGCTCCTTTCTATGGACAGGGCTCAGTATGCAAGATTTCTAACAGAGAACGTCTATTACAAGGATCCGCAGTTCCTCAAGACTGGGCTCATGGCTAAGGAGAACGATGTGTATGGTTTCGGAGTGGTTCTTGTGGAGCTCTTCACACAGAAGAGGGTTCAGATGCATGACACAAACACGGTGCTCAAAAAACTTGATGGCCTCGTTGCTAGATGCCATCATCTTaaggaaataaaaaaacttGCTTCTTGTTGTCTTGCACCAAAGGTGACGGAGAGGCCAACCATGGCCAAGGTAGTACAACGCCTCCGTGCTGTCTTGAAATATTGCCAAGAATGCCTTGTATGCAGGCCATTAACTATTTGA